GTTTATTGGGCTTTCAGCTTGATCGGGTTGAATTAAAATAAAAAAAAACCTTGGGATGTACAAACATCCCAAGGCGCATCAACGAGCTAGATTACTCGGTAATCCATTGATCGACTGAGCGTTCTGAGCGGATCAATTCTTCGCTGCTGAAGAACAGTGCCACTTCATGTTCGCCATTTTCAGGTGAGTCTGAGGCGTGGATCAAGTTGCGCCCGATATTCACACCAAAATCGCCACGGATCGTGCCAGGGGCAGCCTTGACGGGATTGGTTGCGCCAACAGTTGAGCGCACAATTTCGATCACATCTTTGCCTTCAACCGCAACGACCAGCACTGGGCCTGAGGTAATGTACGAAACCAAACCAGCGAAAAATGGCTTGCCTTCGTGAACGCCGTAGTGCTTGTGAGCCAACTCGCTGCTGACTTGTGACAATTTGATGCCAATAAATTTCAAGCCGCGAGCTTCCAAGCGGGTCAAAATTGGCCCAATTAAGCCACGTTGAACTGCATCAGGCTTTAAGATGATCAATGACTTTTCCACAGGGAAATGCCTCCATTATGCTTGGTTAATCAAAGAAAGTATCGTTTACACGACCGTGGGCATTGTAGCATATTTAGCCAATCAGCCATAAAAAAAGCGAGCCACCAATCAAGGTGACTCGCTCATCAAACCGCCAACATGCCTAAATCGGTACTGCCTTGCTAATATTTTTGGCAGCGCGGCGCATTTCAATCTTGACCAAACCAAGATTAACCATTCGTTGCGTTACCACCGTCAGAATTACGTCACGAGCTTCGAGCAATAAAATCGAACCATCTTTGGCATCAATAATTGCATCAACCAGTGTGCCAATACCAATCCGTTTGGTCGCTTTATCAATTTCACCAAATACTGCTGCCGACATCGCGCCCAATACTTCAGCATCTTCATCTTCGATTAAAGTGCTGGCGATAACCAAACCATCGCGGCCTACTAAGAGGCTGCCGATAACCCCTTCAACCCGAATTAAGTCCTCAACGATATGACGCATAGGGTCTAGCCTTTCTTCAGTTGCTTGGTGCGTTAACGACGTGGTTTATTTAGCACCCAGCCATACTCATCCATCGCTTCACGCCAGCGTCCTTGCTTAGAATAGGCATCACCTAAAGCACGGTGCAGCCGTTGGAGCAAGCCTGGGTCATCGTGCGACTCAATCAGATCTTGCAGATCATCAACTACTTGATCCATCAGTTGATTTTGTTTAATCAGCCGTTTGTATTCATTTAAGGCTTGATCAACCGAGGCAGTTTGACTAATCATCCGAGCCAAGGCCATTCGCAAGCCATGGTTGTTTGGGTCGGCCTCAAGTTGTTGGTAGTATTCGCTAAAGTCTGGGCCATCGCCACTGGCCCCACCACTGCTTGGCGTAACCGTTGGGCTAGCCACAGGTGCTGATGCTGCTGGTGTTGGTGTCTGAGCCAACACGGGCGAGGTTTCAACCACCGGCGTTTCAGCCGCTGGTTTTGGTTCACGACGTGGCGAAACGTTGTATAACGGTGCGCGTGGGCGTTGCTCTTCTTCACGTGGCCGTGAGGAAACTGGATACAACGGAGTACGTTTGTTATCAGCCTCTGGCTCAACTTTGGGCGTAGGTGTTGCGCTAATTACAGATGGTGTTTCAACAATTGCAGGCGGCGTTGGCACGACCACAACCGGTGCAGCCTCGACCACTGGCTCAACTGGCGAATCGATTATGGCAATTTCATCGTCGCTTAAGCCCAAATCTTCCCACGAGAACGGGGTCATTTCTGGTTCGGCTGGTGCTGCTTCGACGACTGGTTCTGGTTCTGGCTCAGCGCTTGGCAAAACAAAATCGATGCCCATCAATTCTTCTTCGCTCAGCTTCAAGCTCCGATCATCGTCGCCTTGTTGCAACGAGGCAATTTCTTCTTCGCTCAAGCCCAAATCGGCTAGCGAAAATGGCGTGAGATCAGGTTCTAGCTCACTGGCAGGTTCAGCTGCTGGCGCTTCAGTGCCTTCCAATGCAGCAAGTTCTTCAGCGCTCAAGCCTAGTTGATCAAAGGTGAAGGGCGACATATCAGGCTCTTCGGCTTCGATCTCAGGTTCAGGTTCGCTTGTGCCTTCCAAAACAGCAATTTCTTCGGCGCTCAAGCCCAAATCCGTCAGCGAAAACGGAGTCATTTCTGGCTCAGCGTTCGCACTTGGCTGCTCAAACTCAAAATCATCGAACCCGAATCGAGCTGGTTCTGCTGCCGCCGTTTCACTGGTTTCCCCATTCAGCATCGCGATTTCTTCGGCGCTCAAGCCCAAATCGGTCAGTGAGAACGGGGTCA
The Herpetosiphon gulosus genome window above contains:
- the ndk gene encoding nucleoside-diphosphate kinase, with the protein product MEKSLIILKPDAVQRGLIGPILTRLEARGLKFIGIKLSQVSSELAHKHYGVHEGKPFFAGLVSYITSGPVLVVAVEGKDVIEIVRSTVGATNPVKAAPGTIRGDFGVNIGRNLIHASDSPENGEHEVALFFSSEELIRSERSVDQWITE
- a CDS encoding roadblock/LC7 domain-containing protein, whose translation is MRHIVEDLIRVEGVIGSLLVGRDGLVIASTLIEDEDAEVLGAMSAAVFGEIDKATKRIGIGTLVDAIIDAKDGSILLLEARDVILTVVTQRMVNLGLVKIEMRRAAKNISKAVPI